In Paenibacillus sp. FSL M7-0420, a single genomic region encodes these proteins:
- the spoIIIAF gene encoding stage III sporulation protein AF: MSWLSSWLHELILVVLMAAFVEMLLPSKSMERYARLVLSLLVLLTMLSPIISLLKGDASKELTVAMQQQERSGGLLNKAEGAPDSLDKILADGRMLAAGARDQSLKLAAEEIAGQMRDQIAGSTGLGGVKVTVALAMGPNPNAPLGEEVPLISSVTVALPPEQSASGGAVPGKGTASLPSAGPIQINPVEPVQVSLEGSGGDGEAQEASSSGGGSAPASSSSGSGIEGVQETLAEEAGTIIQLLEKNWNLDPALIKVQSSGGGTVKS, translated from the coding sequence ATGTCCTGGCTCAGCAGTTGGCTCCATGAGCTGATTCTCGTCGTGCTGATGGCTGCATTCGTGGAGATGCTGCTGCCCAGCAAATCCATGGAACGCTATGCCAGGCTGGTGCTCAGTCTGCTGGTTCTGCTAACGATGCTCAGCCCGATAATCTCTCTGCTGAAGGGCGATGCCAGCAAGGAGCTGACCGTGGCGATGCAGCAGCAGGAGAGAAGCGGGGGGCTGCTGAACAAGGCGGAGGGCGCACCGGATTCGCTGGACAAGATTCTGGCAGACGGCCGGATGCTTGCCGCCGGAGCACGTGACCAGAGCCTGAAGCTGGCTGCCGAGGAAATCGCCGGCCAGATGCGCGACCAGATTGCCGGGAGCACCGGGCTCGGCGGGGTGAAGGTGACGGTGGCCCTGGCCATGGGCCCGAATCCGAATGCGCCGCTGGGCGAGGAGGTGCCGCTGATCTCCTCGGTCACGGTAGCTCTTCCGCCGGAGCAGAGCGCCTCTGGAGGCGCTGTCCCGGGCAAGGGTACAGCATCCCTCCCGTCAGCCGGGCCGATACAGATTAACCCTGTAGAACCGGTCCAGGTCAGTCTGGAAGGCAGCGGCGGGGATGGTGAAGCGCAGGAAGCGTCCTCCTCAGGTGGTGGTTCGGCTCCGGCTTCCTCCTCTTCCGGGAGCGGCATAGAGGGAGTGCAGGAGACCCTGGCGGAAGAAGCCGGAACAATTATCCAGCTGCTGGAGAAGAACTGGAACCTGGACCCCGCTCTGATCAAGGTGCAAAGCAGCGGGGGCGGTACCGTGAAATCATAA
- a CDS encoding SpoIIIAH-like family protein — translation MKGKRQTIWLVSMLSLMVVLSAYYLFTEDTGAPIPKETAGSIQVDTIKDGTGGGTSTTLDSGLVIKEVSTDKGIAVGTVDDSSKTSKDEAASTVATEDITTPAVIDDSSVVADSSNTAKDTTAATDKAATTTADNGKDTAGSKDSKENKDTKDSKDSKDTSAAVDKTPAKDDEAILDEVASQSVSASSLFTNYLYEREQKNLKDHNDLLALINDMDKTPAENAAAQEQLSKLEEKESKITGIEEKLQQKYGEAIVKEEAGDAYTIVVLSDKLDVKQAVGIVDFVMKELSVTQDKIKVQYVSEQ, via the coding sequence ATGAAGGGCAAAAGACAAACGATTTGGCTGGTTTCTATGCTCAGTTTGATGGTAGTGCTCTCTGCATATTATCTGTTCACGGAAGATACGGGGGCTCCCATCCCCAAAGAAACCGCAGGCAGCATCCAGGTGGACACTATCAAAGACGGGACGGGCGGCGGAACCTCCACTACGCTGGACAGCGGACTTGTCATCAAAGAGGTCAGCACGGACAAAGGGATTGCAGTAGGAACCGTGGATGACAGCAGCAAGACATCCAAGGATGAAGCAGCATCGACAGTGGCAACTGAGGACATTACGACTCCGGCTGTGATAGATGACAGCAGTGTGGTTGCAGACAGCAGTAACACTGCTAAGGATACAACTGCAGCAACGGACAAAGCGGCCACTACTACGGCTGATAACGGCAAGGATACGGCTGGCAGCAAGGACAGCAAGGAGAACAAGGACACTAAGGACAGCAAAGACAGCAAGGATACGTCAGCCGCTGTAGACAAGACTCCGGCGAAGGACGACGAGGCTATTCTGGATGAGGTGGCTTCGCAGAGCGTATCGGCCAGCAGCCTGTTCACGAACTACCTGTACGAACGCGAGCAGAAGAACCTGAAGGATCATAATGATCTGCTGGCGCTGATTAACGATATGGATAAGACACCGGCCGAGAATGCAGCAGCCCAGGAGCAACTGAGCAAGCTGGAAGAGAAGGAATCCAAAATCACCGGGATTGAAGAAAAGCTTCAACAAAAATACGGCGAGGCCATTGTGAAAGAAGAAGCCGGTGACGCCTATACGATCGTAGTGCTCAGCGATAAGCTGGATGTGAAGCAGGCGGTCGGCATCGTGGATTTTGTAATGAAGGAACTGAGCGTTACCCAGGATAAGATTAAGGTCCAATACGTCTCGGAGCAGTAA
- the accB gene encoding acetyl-CoA carboxylase biotin carboxyl carrier protein, translating to MFKLSEIKELIQLLDQTSSVHELEIESEGMKLAIRKPDRSEAEGTVIQAAPYTYPFTPAPQPQSPQIIAPPAVSEVPAAAQQPAPSAEGALHKIVSPMVGTFYSAASPETPSFVNVGDRVNEKSTVCIIEAMKLMNELEAEVKGEIVSVLVENGQLVEYGQPLFLVRAE from the coding sequence ATGTTCAAGTTAAGCGAGATTAAGGAATTGATTCAATTGCTGGACCAGACTTCCTCCGTGCACGAGCTGGAGATTGAAAGCGAAGGTATGAAGCTGGCTATCCGTAAACCGGATCGCTCTGAAGCTGAAGGAACAGTAATTCAGGCGGCTCCTTATACCTACCCCTTTACGCCAGCCCCGCAGCCGCAAAGTCCGCAGATCATTGCCCCTCCGGCTGTTAGTGAAGTTCCTGCTGCGGCGCAGCAGCCCGCACCCTCCGCTGAAGGCGCATTACATAAAATCGTCTCGCCGATGGTCGGGACCTTCTATAGTGCCGCTTCACCGGAGACACCTTCCTTTGTCAATGTCGGGGACCGGGTAAATGAGAAATCCACGGTCTGCATCATTGAAGCAATGAAGCTGATGAATGAGCTGGAAGCCGAAGTGAAGGGCGAGATTGTCTCTGTCCTGGTTGAGAACGGCCAACTGGTGGAATATGGCCAGCCGCTGTTTCTGGTGAGAGCGGAATAA
- a CDS encoding DUF2273 domain-containing protein, with protein sequence MSWREVWESHGGRITGVAFGVFLGLIYLISGFWDMLFFALVVFIGYTFGKRKDTAQGPLFQWQEIAERLSGRWRPFK encoded by the coding sequence ATGTCCTGGAGAGAAGTATGGGAAAGTCACGGGGGTAGAATTACCGGAGTTGCCTTCGGTGTCTTTCTCGGATTGATTTATCTGATTAGCGGTTTTTGGGATATGCTGTTCTTTGCACTGGTAGTGTTCATCGGATATACGTTCGGCAAACGAAAGGATACCGCGCAGGGTCCCCTGTTTCAATGGCAGGAGATCGCAGAGCGGCTGTCCGGACGCTGGCGTCCCTTCAAATGA
- the spoIIIAG gene encoding stage III sporulation protein AG → MGNWLKKLEQWAGGGSGSPKRSHTFRWLIIIGLLGVAIMLFNSFVNVKKLDNENTGREPPDSGTSQTVLQPETGNANSFDSIELAMENRTKEILEKIVGVGTVDIMVTVDSTEEIIVQRNMNDSQQQSEETDASGGKRHTTQYTRDGQIVTYSQSGNEAPIITKRVKPQVRGVLVVAKGAENKVVRSLIEQAVEKGLNVPVYRISVVPRKQE, encoded by the coding sequence ATGGGCAATTGGCTGAAAAAGCTGGAGCAGTGGGCCGGAGGCGGCAGCGGCAGCCCGAAGCGCAGCCACACCTTCCGCTGGCTGATCATAATCGGCCTGCTGGGCGTTGCGATCATGCTGTTCAACTCCTTCGTGAATGTGAAGAAGCTGGACAACGAGAACACAGGGCGTGAACCGCCGGACAGCGGGACCTCACAGACGGTTTTGCAGCCGGAGACCGGAAACGCGAATTCTTTTGACAGTATCGAACTGGCGATGGAGAACCGCACGAAGGAGATTCTGGAGAAAATCGTGGGGGTCGGTACTGTGGATATCATGGTCACCGTAGATTCCACAGAAGAGATTATCGTGCAGCGCAATATGAACGACTCGCAGCAGCAAAGTGAAGAAACGGATGCCAGCGGCGGTAAACGCCATACCACCCAGTACACCAGGGACGGCCAGATCGTCACTTACAGCCAGTCAGGGAACGAGGCTCCGATCATCACCAAGCGGGTGAAGCCTCAGGTACGGGGAGTGCTGGTGGTTGCCAAAGGGGCAGAGAATAAGGTCGTGCGCAGTCTGATTGAGCAGGCGGTTGAAAAAGGGCTTAACGTACCGGTCTACCGGATTTCTGTTGTCCCGCGCAAGCAGGAATAG
- the spoIIIAE gene encoding stage III sporulation protein AE, translating to MQEHHIFRPPKGVKALLLLPALLLVLHLLLLCASTASAASAASAASAASAASDTSSASAASTAPVPSSPATGGSGGPTSPVDQWVKGQVEHLPKDKVESYWDQLMKDYGGFFPEGRTPSLMDMLLPGDKGLSFKSVLSGLMNFMWHEVLYNGKLLVTIVMISVLSMILETLQTAFERKSVSRIAYMLCYMVVLVIAVNSFNVAIGYAKDAIDRMIDFMMAMIPLLFALLASMGNIVTVSVTHPLIVFMIHTVGTLIHTLVFPLLFFSAVLHLVSAMSEKYKLTHLANLLRNIGAGLLGVLLTVFLGVISVRGITSSVTDGVTIRAAKYITGNFVPVIGKMFADATDTVISASLLVKNAIGLSGVIIILFLCAFPAIKILILALIYNLAAAVMQPLGETPIVTCLQTIGKSMIYVFAALAAVSLMFFLAVTIMLTAGNVTVMMR from the coding sequence ATGCAGGAGCATCATATTTTTCGGCCGCCAAAAGGGGTGAAAGCGCTCCTGCTTCTGCCAGCTCTACTGCTGGTGCTCCACCTGCTTCTGCTGTGTGCAAGCACGGCAAGCGCCGCAAGCGCCGCAAGCGCCGCAAGCGCCGCAAGCGCCGCAAGTGATACAAGTTCTGCAAGTGCGGCAAGCACGGCTCCGGTTCCTTCGTCCCCGGCTACAGGCGGCAGCGGAGGCCCTACGTCTCCTGTTGACCAGTGGGTGAAAGGGCAGGTGGAGCATCTGCCAAAAGACAAAGTCGAGTCTTACTGGGACCAGCTGATGAAGGATTACGGTGGATTTTTCCCGGAGGGACGGACGCCTTCCTTGATGGATATGCTGCTGCCGGGAGATAAGGGCTTAAGCTTCAAAAGCGTATTGTCCGGCCTGATGAACTTCATGTGGCATGAGGTACTCTACAACGGCAAGCTGCTGGTCACGATTGTGATGATCAGTGTGCTGAGCATGATTCTGGAGACGCTGCAGACCGCTTTTGAACGGAAATCAGTCAGCAGGATTGCTTATATGCTCTGCTACATGGTGGTGCTGGTCATCGCCGTTAACAGCTTCAATGTCGCTATCGGCTATGCCAAGGATGCCATCGACCGGATGATCGACTTCATGATGGCTATGATTCCGCTGCTGTTCGCGCTGCTGGCTTCCATGGGCAATATCGTCACGGTGTCGGTGACCCATCCGCTGATCGTATTCATGATCCATACCGTAGGCACGCTGATTCATACGCTGGTCTTCCCGCTGCTGTTCTTCTCGGCGGTGCTGCATCTGGTGAGCGCCATGTCGGAGAAATACAAGCTGACCCATCTGGCGAATCTGCTGCGCAATATCGGGGCCGGGCTGCTCGGGGTGCTGCTGACGGTGTTTCTAGGAGTGATCTCCGTCCGGGGGATTACCAGCTCGGTTACAGACGGAGTGACCATACGCGCGGCCAAATATATAACAGGAAATTTCGTGCCGGTGATCGGTAAAATGTTCGCGGATGCCACGGACACGGTCATCTCGGCCTCACTGCTGGTGAAGAACGCCATCGGGCTGTCGGGAGTGATCATTATCCTCTTCCTGTGCGCGTTCCCGGCAATCAAAATACTGATCCTCGCCCTGATCTACAATCTGGCCGCCGCTGTGATGCAGCCGCTGGGCGAGACACCGATTGTGACCTGCCTGCAGACGATCGGCAAAAGCATGATTTACGTCTTCGCGGCGCTGGCCGCCGTCTCGCTGATGTTCTTCCTGGCTGTAACCATTATGCTGACTGCGGGCAATGTGACCGTGATGATGCGATAG
- the spoIIIAC gene encoding stage III sporulation protein AC, which translates to MNIEVNAIFQIAGIGIIIAMIHTVLKQMGKEDIAHWVTIVGFIIVLFMVIRMLDGLLQEIKTIFLFQ; encoded by the coding sequence ATGAATATTGAAGTCAACGCGATCTTTCAGATTGCCGGCATCGGCATCATTATCGCCATGATCCATACGGTGCTTAAGCAGATGGGCAAAGAGGATATCGCCCACTGGGTAACGATTGTCGGCTTTATCATCGTCCTGTTCATGGTCATCCGGATGCTGGATGGGCTGCTGCAGGAAATCAAAACGATTTTTCTTTTTCAGTAG
- the accC gene encoding acetyl-CoA carboxylase biotin carboxylase subunit — translation MNIQKVLIANRGEIAVRIIRACRELGIATVAVYSEPDRDSLHVRLADEAYCIGPMPAKDSYLNFTNIMSVATLTECDAIHPGYGFLAENADFAEICESCNITFIGPSPDAITRMGDKAVAKETMKQAGVPIIPGSDGLVGDIEEAVMLGRDIGYPIIVKATAGGGGKGIRIAEDEESLVKQITAAQQEAQKAFGNAGVYLEKFLTGMKHVEIQIIADNHGNVVHLGERDCSVQRRRQKLVEEAPCSILTPETREAMGQAAVRAALAVNYSGAGTLEFLLGPDGQFYFMEMNTRIQVEHPVTEMVTGVDLIKEMISVAEGNTLSFTQEDIVINGWSIECRINAEDPERNFMPSPGKIGFYLPPGGLGVRVDSAAYPGYTISPFYDSMIAKLIVWAPTREEAVAKMKRALAEFAVEGIHTTISFHQRLLEHPVFLDGNFDIKFLEEYEV, via the coding sequence ATGAACATTCAAAAAGTGTTGATTGCCAACCGCGGCGAGATTGCGGTCCGCATTATCCGGGCCTGCCGCGAGCTGGGTATTGCCACAGTGGCTGTCTATTCGGAGCCGGACCGCGATTCCCTGCATGTCCGTCTTGCAGATGAGGCTTACTGTATCGGACCGATGCCCGCCAAGGACAGCTATTTGAACTTTACTAATATTATGAGCGTTGCCACGCTGACGGAATGCGATGCTATTCACCCCGGCTACGGCTTCCTGGCCGAGAACGCGGATTTCGCCGAGATCTGTGAATCCTGTAACATTACCTTCATCGGCCCGTCGCCGGATGCAATTACGCGGATGGGCGACAAGGCAGTAGCCAAGGAGACGATGAAGCAGGCGGGGGTTCCGATTATTCCGGGCTCCGACGGGCTTGTCGGCGACATAGAAGAAGCGGTGATGCTGGGCCGGGATATCGGGTATCCGATCATCGTCAAGGCTACAGCAGGCGGCGGAGGCAAGGGCATCCGCATCGCCGAGGACGAGGAATCGCTGGTGAAGCAGATTACCGCTGCCCAGCAGGAGGCGCAGAAGGCCTTCGGCAATGCCGGGGTCTATCTGGAGAAATTCCTGACCGGCATGAAGCATGTGGAGATTCAGATCATCGCCGACAATCACGGCAACGTAGTCCATCTGGGTGAACGTGACTGCTCTGTGCAGCGCCGCCGCCAGAAGCTGGTGGAGGAAGCGCCTTGCTCCATCCTGACACCGGAGACCCGTGAAGCGATGGGCCAAGCCGCTGTGCGGGCCGCGCTCGCGGTTAATTACTCGGGGGCGGGCACGCTGGAATTCCTGCTTGGACCTGACGGCCAGTTCTATTTCATGGAGATGAATACCCGTATCCAGGTGGAGCATCCCGTGACAGAGATGGTTACCGGGGTGGATCTGATCAAGGAAATGATCTCTGTGGCGGAAGGCAATACGCTCTCCTTCACCCAAGAGGATATTGTGATCAACGGGTGGTCGATCGAATGCCGGATCAATGCGGAGGACCCTGAACGTAATTTCATGCCTTCTCCCGGCAAAATCGGCTTCTATCTGCCTCCGGGCGGACTCGGCGTACGGGTGGACAGCGCGGCGTACCCCGGCTATACCATTTCACCTTTTTATGACTCCATGATTGCCAAGCTGATCGTCTGGGCACCGACCCGGGAAGAGGCAGTCGCCAAAATGAAGCGTGCACTGGCTGAATTTGCGGTGGAAGGCATACATACCACCATTTCATTCCACCAGAGACTGCTGGAGCATCCGGTGTTTTTGGACGGGAACTTCGATATCAAGTTCCTTGAGGAGTATGAAGTTTAG
- the spoIIIAA gene encoding stage III sporulation protein AA has translation MTNDWLLLFPEKVRALLGGLPAALLDKVEEIRVREGRPLEINYSGKYHFIGAGGTLTQLPGEAYRPDREDTHRLLDLISNHSLYTMEEELRKGFITIPGGHRIGLCGRTVLSGGGVEHLRDITGFNVRIAREVHGIADGVLPYLLDRGRQRVMHTLILSPPQHGKTTLLRDLARQLSAGASGGREGSRPGLKVGIVDERSEIAGSRRGIPAFDVGPRTDILDGCPKAEGMMMMIRSLSPDVLIADEIGRMEDAEAVTEALHAGISVVASAHGKEVSELARRPGLGGLLEHRMFERYVILHRGASGLSFRILDAQKRGLLLVSPEQQPVPGGDRHA, from the coding sequence ATGACAAATGACTGGCTTCTGTTGTTTCCCGAAAAAGTAAGAGCGCTGCTAGGCGGCCTCCCCGCTGCGCTCCTGGACAAGGTGGAGGAGATCCGCGTCCGTGAGGGACGGCCGCTGGAGATCAACTATTCCGGCAAGTATCATTTCATCGGTGCCGGCGGCACCCTGACCCAGCTTCCCGGCGAGGCTTACCGGCCGGACCGGGAGGATACGCACCGGCTGCTGGACCTCATCAGCAATCATTCCCTCTATACGATGGAAGAGGAGCTGCGCAAGGGCTTCATTACGATTCCGGGCGGACACCGGATCGGTCTCTGCGGCCGGACGGTGCTGAGCGGGGGCGGCGTGGAGCATCTGCGTGATATTACCGGCTTCAACGTGCGGATTGCCCGTGAGGTGCACGGCATCGCCGACGGCGTGCTGCCGTATCTGCTGGACCGGGGGCGGCAGCGTGTGATGCATACGCTGATTCTGTCCCCGCCGCAGCATGGCAAGACCACACTGCTGCGAGATCTGGCCAGGCAGCTGTCAGCTGGCGCAAGCGGCGGCCGGGAAGGCAGCCGGCCGGGGCTGAAGGTCGGCATCGTCGACGAACGCTCTGAGATCGCAGGCAGCCGCCGGGGAATTCCGGCCTTCGATGTCGGGCCGCGCACGGATATTCTGGACGGCTGCCCCAAGGCGGAGGGCATGATGATGATGATCCGCTCCCTGTCGCCCGATGTGCTGATCGCCGATGAAATCGGCCGCATGGAGGACGCAGAGGCAGTGACAGAGGCGCTGCACGCCGGGATCTCGGTGGTCGCTTCCGCGCACGGCAAGGAAGTGTCCGAGCTTGCCCGGCGGCCCGGACTTGGCGGGCTGCTGGAGCACCGGATGTTCGAGCGGTATGTGATACTGCACCGCGGAGCCTCTGGCTTGTCCTTCCGCATTCTGGACGCCCAGAAGCGCGGGCTGCTGCTGGTCTCGCCGGAGCAGCAGCCGGTGCCAGGGGGTGACCGCCATGCTTAA
- the spoIIIAD gene encoding stage III sporulation protein AD — protein MEIIQIVGIGILATVLILVLKEQKPVFAFLLTTAAGILIFLFLIGKIGTILGTLERVAESSGMEMIHIKTVFKIIGISYIAEFGAQIVRDAGQESIASKIELAGKVLIMVLAVPIISIIIETVMKLLPA, from the coding sequence ATGGAAATCATTCAGATTGTGGGAATTGGCATCTTGGCGACGGTCCTTATCCTCGTCCTGAAGGAACAAAAGCCGGTATTCGCCTTCCTGCTGACCACGGCGGCCGGCATCCTGATCTTCCTGTTCCTGATCGGCAAGATCGGAACGATTCTAGGTACGCTGGAGCGGGTGGCGGAGTCCTCCGGGATGGAAATGATCCACATCAAAACCGTGTTCAAAATCATCGGCATCTCCTATATTGCGGAATTCGGGGCGCAGATCGTGAGGGATGCCGGGCAGGAATCGATTGCTTCCAAGATTGAGCTGGCCGGCAAGGTGCTGATCATGGTGCTGGCTGTTCCGATTATCAGCATTATTATTGAAACGGTCATGAAGCTGCTGCCAGCCTGA
- the spoIIIAB gene encoding stage III sporulation protein SpoIIIAB produces the protein MLKLLGAVLIVLAGTLAGFKQAAQYADRPRHIRALIAALQRLETEIQYGYTPLPEALRRIGMQTKEPLRAFFLTAAEEMNPPHNYSAEEAIRRAMEAHWSSASLRGTEKEIIRQLSCTLGTSDRPNQSTHIALALQQLKQEETAAREDQGKYEKVSKSLGLLLGALIVILIF, from the coding sequence ATGCTTAAGCTGCTTGGCGCGGTACTGATCGTGCTGGCGGGAACCCTGGCCGGCTTCAAGCAGGCGGCCCAGTATGCCGACCGGCCGAGGCATATCCGGGCCTTAATTGCCGCGCTCCAGCGGCTGGAGACCGAGATCCAGTACGGCTACACGCCGCTGCCGGAGGCGCTGCGCCGGATCGGGATGCAGACGAAGGAGCCGCTGAGAGCTTTTTTCCTTACGGCGGCGGAGGAGATGAACCCGCCGCATAACTACAGTGCGGAAGAGGCCATCCGGCGGGCGATGGAAGCCCACTGGAGCAGCGCATCGCTGCGGGGCACGGAGAAGGAGATCATCCGGCAGCTAAGCTGCACGCTCGGAACCAGTGACCGGCCGAATCAGAGCACGCATATTGCACTGGCTTTACAGCAATTGAAGCAGGAGGAGACAGCGGCCAGAGAAGATCAGGGCAAGTACGAGAAGGTGAGTAAAAGCCTGGGTCTGCTGCTTGGAGCATTGATCGTCATTTTGATCTTTTAG
- a CDS encoding Asp23/Gls24 family envelope stress response protein: protein MSTLPTEFERTEIGEIQIAPEVIEVIAGLATVEVKGVAGMSGGFAGGIVELLGRKNLSKGVKVEVGQREAAVDVSVIIEYGYRLPEVAAEIQRNVKRSIETMTGLTVVEVNVHIHDVQFKSNTSIDKSEDTDAVIRVK from the coding sequence ATGAGTACATTGCCGACAGAATTTGAACGTACGGAAATCGGTGAAATCCAGATCGCTCCAGAGGTGATCGAGGTTATCGCCGGTTTGGCAACCGTTGAGGTGAAAGGTGTGGCCGGAATGAGCGGCGGTTTCGCCGGCGGAATCGTGGAGCTTCTCGGACGCAAGAACCTGTCCAAAGGGGTTAAGGTTGAGGTTGGCCAGCGCGAGGCTGCGGTGGATGTGTCCGTAATTATCGAATACGGCTACCGTCTTCCGGAAGTGGCTGCTGAAATTCAGCGCAATGTTAAGCGCTCCATCGAAACCATGACCGGTCTGACCGTTGTGGAAGTGAACGTGCATATTCATGATGTGCAGTTCAAAAGCAATACAAGCATTGACAAGAGCGAGGACACGGATGCGGTTATCCGCGTGAAGTAA
- a CDS encoding YqhV family protein: MDKYVSWMSALRLLSGSVEIAAALIMLKLNQVDKALAVNSGLALVGPTILILTTAVGLTGMAEQLSWGKLGWIGCGVAILLFGILKK, encoded by the coding sequence TTGGACAAGTATGTAAGCTGGATGTCGGCCCTGCGGCTGCTGTCCGGCAGTGTAGAGATTGCGGCGGCCTTGATTATGCTGAAGCTGAATCAGGTGGATAAGGCGCTGGCTGTCAATTCGGGACTGGCGCTTGTCGGCCCTACAATCCTCATTCTGACCACGGCTGTCGGCCTTACAGGGATGGCAGAGCAGCTGTCCTGGGGCAAGCTGGGCTGGATTGGCTGCGGGGTGGCTATTCTCTTATTCGGGATTCTCAAGAAATGA
- the amaP gene encoding alkaline shock response membrane anchor protein AmaP yields the protein MAKILDRLLLFLYSLSIGILSVTAILLLSGVIPDKYEISDGPAVYITAISVAVILFLLSIRFFYISLRRDRASLPSVDQRTEYGDIQISMETIENLSLKAAGKVKGIRDLKSRIRVSQAGLEIMIRAVVDGEHSLPLLTTDVQRQVHDFVQETTGIPVADVSVYIANLTQAPSFKSRVE from the coding sequence GTGGCCAAAATTCTGGACAGGCTTCTGCTGTTCCTGTACAGCTTAAGCATTGGAATACTATCTGTAACTGCCATCCTCCTCTTAAGCGGTGTCATTCCGGACAAGTATGAGATTTCGGACGGACCGGCGGTCTATATCACTGCGATCTCGGTGGCGGTCATTCTGTTCCTGCTGAGCATCCGCTTCTTCTACATCTCCCTGCGCCGCGACCGCGCTTCCCTGCCGTCTGTGGATCAGCGTACAGAGTACGGGGATATTCAGATCTCAATGGAGACCATTGAGAACCTGAGTCTGAAGGCTGCGGGCAAAGTGAAGGGCATCCGCGACCTGAAATCGCGCATCCGTGTCTCACAGGCGGGTCTTGAGATTATGATCCGGGCGGTCGTCGACGGCGAGCATTCACTGCCGCTGCTTACAACGGATGTACAGCGTCAGGTGCATGATTTCGTACAGGAGACAACCGGAATTCCGGTTGCAGATGTGTCTGTATACATTGCTAACCTCACACAGGCACCAAGCTTCAAAAGTCGAGTGGAATAG